A stretch of the Metopolophium dirhodum isolate CAU chromosome 8, ASM1992520v1, whole genome shotgun sequence genome encodes the following:
- the LOC132951009 gene encoding uncharacterized protein LOC132951009, whose protein sequence is MASCVTCHKKISASTKSSGNLLIHIKTQHPVLMPKVKIARSKKSSNVIQTKKLLMFVQKKINKDMVKDLVFEYILNEMRPLRTCEKKSFKSLIVGLTGSNYAIVPSRKQLSKQLDLKYELYVSMLTDLIAKHDHICATADIRSANNRSYMGMTCHFIDEETYFRQSYVIGCICIKGSHNYQNITEVITEIAKTYKINLSKITHIVTDNASNFGKAFRVFSSLPAHEASTSNLGNFDENSSESSNFDSGSDCSDLDSERVNLNNLLNVESNLGNNGSFFLPQHMLCCAHTLNLIAANDISKMSNNDYNKISKSTFKKLSNFWNLASRSTAASDTIYDVCKCKFPT, encoded by the exons atggcaTCTTGTGTGACCTGTCATAAAAAGATAAGTGCGTCAACAAAATCGAGTGGCAACTTATTAATCCATATTAAA ACTCAACATCCAGTATTAATGCCGAAAGTGAAAATAGCCAGAAGtaaaaaaagttcaaatgttATCCAAACCAAAAAATTGTTGATGTtcgtccaaaaaaaaattaataaagacaTG gtgAAGGATTtagtatttgaatatattttgaatgaaatGCGTCCATTAAGAActtgtgaaaaaaaaagtttcaaaagtttAATTGTAGGACTTACTGGATCAAATTATGCTATAGTTCCAAGCAGAAAACAGTTATCAAAAcaattagatttaaaatatgaactatACGTTTCAATGCTAACTGATTTAATAGCAAAACATGATCATATTTGTGCAACAGCCGATATAAGGAGTGCCAATAACCGTAGTTACATGG GTATGACTTGTCACTTCATAGATGAGGAAACATATTTTCGGCAATCATATGTCATTGGTTGTATATGTATTAAAGGAAGCCacaactatcaaaatattactgAGGTTATAACAGAAATTGCCAAAACGTACAAAATTAATCTATCAAAAATAACACATATTGTCACAGATAATGCTTCTAACTTTGGTAAAGCATTCAGAGTGTTCTCTTCTCTTCCAGCTCATGAAGCAAGTACAAGTAATTTGGGGAATTTTGATGAAAATAGTTCAgagagttcaaattttgatagtGGATCTGACTGCTCAGATTTGGATTCGGAAAgagttaatttgaataatttgctAAATGTCGAATCAAACCTAGGTAACAATggcagtttttttttacctcaGCATATGCTATGTTGTGCACATACATTGAATTTAATTGCAGCCAATGATATTTCTAAAATGTCTAATAAtgattacaacaaaatttctaagtcaacttttaaaaaactttCAAACTTTTGGAATTTGGCCAGTAGAAGTACAGCAGCATCAGACACAATATATGACGTTTGCAAGTGTAAGTtcccaacctaa